In the Terriglobia bacterium genome, TGGACATGACCATTGTATTGACGATGCCTAACGAAGAGACGACCAGAGCAATCGAGCCGATCAGACTCAAAACGATGTCAAAAAGGATAAATGCGCTCTTGGCGCCGCGGAGAGCGTCATTGACGGAAAGCGCGGCATAGCCCATGTGCCGGAGACGGTCTTCGACGTCCTCCGTCGATTTCGCCTGTTTCACCTTCACGGTCACTGTTCCGTAAGTCTTCGCCGGCGACGGATTGCGCAGAATCGATTGCACATCGGTAACGATCGCGGCATCGATTGTCTCAGCGAGACCTATGGGAATCATGACCGCAACATTCGGTCCGAAACCGCCGATTGGAACACCTCCAGGTTCGCGCTCTACGATTCCGACAATACGGCACTGCAACTCCGCGCGCTGCACATTAAAGGCGGCAGCTGCATCGGCCGGCGAGTCGTTGGTCCGCGAGGCGGCGTACGAGAGCGTCGCCGTTTTGCCGATCAGGCTGCCTGGAGTCTGCTCCGCGATTTGCTTCGCGATATTGAGACTCAGCATGCAATCGCGATCGGAATTACTGGTGAAAAACCCGCCGTAAGAGAATGTCTGGAAGGTGCCTTCGCTTTTTGAAGACATCGGGACGCCGGCCAGCGCCACTACCCGCGAAAAGTCGCCGATCGTC is a window encoding:
- a CDS encoding FtsX-like permease family protein, whose protein sequence is TIGDFSRVVALAGVPMSSKSEGTFQTFSYGGFFTSNSDRDCMLSLNIAKQIAEQTPGSLIGKTATLSYAASRTNDSPADAAAAFNVQRAELQCRIVGIVEREPGGVPIGGFGPNVAVMIPIGLAETIDAAIVTDVQSILRNPSPAKTYGTVTVKVKQAKSTEDVEDRLRHMGYAALSVNDALRGAKSAFILFDIVLSLIGSIALVVSSLGIVNTMVMSILERTREIGIMKAIGASDEHIRRVFLLEASVIGILGGLAGVAIGWIVGRGINFGANLYIESQGGTPATLFSLPPWLIASAIAFSVIVSLVAGSYPASRAAKLDPIQALRHD